A single window of Syntrophales bacterium DNA harbors:
- the hrpA gene encoding ATP-dependent RNA helicase HrpA translates to MKTLPENRNTPPRPKHQPLLVYPPGLPILEGRDDIVDAIHRHQVVVITGETGSGKTTQIPKMCLEAGRGTKGIIGCTQPRRIAAVSIARRIAEEMGEEPGKSVGYKIRFEDRTGLGTRIKIMTDGILLMEARSDPLLRRYDTLIIDEAHERSVTIDLILGILKRIITQRRDLKVIITSATIDPERFSRAFDRAPMIEVSGRTFPVEVRYRPLDPADLDEGGDDFIEAALKAVDELKRAGLRGHILIFMPTEQDIRDTCETLSGRDYRNTRVMPLYARLPSESQQHIFQSTREDKIIVATNVAETSITVPGIRYVIDTGLARIAEYRPQTRTKSLPVKAISQSSAIQRKGRCGRVESGVCIRLYSEEDYENRPRNTPPEILRTNLAEVILRMMHQKLGHISVFPFIDPPGPRAVRDGYDILLELGAIEPRGSDYLLTERGTHMARLPLDPRIARIILDARDQGCLEEALVIAAALSVQDPRERPQDRERQADEALKPFINPSSDFITLLNIWHAFRDDSRAGATENRKRAWCRDHFLSYRRMREWRSVQEELKAILNESELGTQKRKRRPTGEELYEALHRSILAGYISQFAMKKQKNIYHFARGREAMIFPGSGCYNRGGSWIVSAEMVKTSRLFARINASVKSEWLEEAGADFCRKTWSEPGYDADRGEVTAREQVTLFGLPIVSGRTISFGRVNPEEATDIFIREALVEEALSPVLPFLKHNRACIDRVLTMENKIRKRTLLVDEEDLVDFYRRRLCDVSDARTLKKMIRERGSDEFLRMDEEDVRRRLPPEELADYPDQVSLDGRRFSLAYHFDPGSENDGVTLKIPVRHIGVVGDGSPDWKIPGLLREKIAVLIRGLPKEYRRRLIPLAGTVDAVVKDTAGRDEGSLVQVLADSIQRRYGVAIPATAWPVDKLPEHLKIRYALTGPGNRELKASRDVAELAGEIATETFEGLFEKERRAWERSAVTRWDIGDVPERVEYGDRHRRECAFPALSEGEGGIHLRLFHVEEEATRAHRQGVRGLYKLQFAKDFKYLMQCLALPDSTGKLTVPMGGSRLITRMLAERVLDELLDGTARTEKAFLDEAAAVRRGIHEASTRLLSLTEPVLGLYGTTRLRLADLAALNGTNTRAVTFIDRLRNHLDRLVPPDFARRYDTDRLVRLPFYIRGLAMRADRGIIHLDKDEAKARNLAPFIAALEEIRVTLPAFSSPEKQRALEEFSWMLEEYALSLFAPEVKRAAPVSSKRLQRHLETLHAMI, encoded by the coding sequence GTGAAAACATTGCCGGAAAACCGAAATACTCCGCCCCGCCCGAAACACCAGCCGCTCCTTGTGTACCCACCGGGGCTCCCCATTCTGGAGGGGCGTGACGACATCGTTGATGCCATCCACCGGCACCAGGTGGTGGTCATCACCGGAGAAACCGGATCGGGTAAAACGACCCAGATTCCCAAGATGTGTCTCGAAGCGGGTCGCGGCACGAAGGGAATCATCGGCTGCACCCAGCCCCGCCGGATTGCCGCCGTTTCAATCGCCCGCAGGATAGCGGAAGAGATGGGGGAAGAACCGGGGAAATCCGTGGGGTACAAGATCCGCTTCGAGGATCGGACGGGCCTCGGGACGCGCATCAAGATCATGACGGACGGCATACTGCTCATGGAGGCCCGGTCTGATCCGCTCCTGCGACGATACGACACACTCATTATCGATGAGGCTCACGAGCGAAGCGTCACTATCGATTTGATCCTGGGCATCCTCAAAAGAATCATTACACAACGAAGAGACCTGAAGGTGATCATCACCTCGGCAACCATCGACCCGGAACGGTTTTCCCGGGCTTTTGACAGGGCTCCCATGATAGAAGTATCAGGCCGCACCTTCCCCGTTGAAGTGCGGTACCGGCCCCTTGATCCGGCCGACCTCGATGAGGGCGGCGACGACTTCATCGAGGCGGCTCTGAAAGCCGTGGATGAACTGAAACGGGCGGGGCTCCGCGGTCACATACTGATTTTTATGCCCACGGAACAGGACATCCGGGATACCTGCGAAACGCTTTCGGGGAGGGACTACCGGAATACCCGTGTGATGCCTCTGTACGCACGACTTCCCTCGGAGAGCCAACAGCACATTTTCCAGTCCACCCGGGAGGACAAGATAATTGTAGCCACCAACGTGGCGGAGACATCCATCACAGTACCGGGAATCCGGTATGTCATCGACACGGGTCTTGCCCGTATCGCTGAATACCGCCCCCAGACACGAACCAAGAGCCTTCCCGTGAAGGCCATCTCGCAAAGCAGCGCCATCCAGCGGAAAGGACGTTGCGGGCGCGTTGAAAGCGGTGTGTGCATCCGCCTTTATTCCGAGGAAGACTACGAAAATCGCCCCCGTAACACACCACCTGAAATCCTGCGTACCAACCTGGCGGAAGTGATTCTCCGCATGATGCACCAGAAGCTTGGCCATATATCGGTCTTTCCCTTTATCGATCCACCCGGTCCGCGGGCGGTACGGGACGGCTATGACATCCTTCTTGAACTCGGCGCCATAGAGCCTCGGGGCTCTGATTACCTGTTGACGGAGCGCGGAACCCACATGGCCAGGCTGCCGCTGGACCCGAGAATCGCCCGGATCATCCTGGATGCACGGGACCAAGGCTGCCTGGAAGAGGCGCTTGTCATCGCCGCGGCCCTGTCCGTCCAGGATCCCCGGGAGCGCCCGCAGGACAGAGAACGGCAAGCCGACGAGGCTCTGAAACCCTTTATCAACCCGTCATCGGACTTCATAACCCTTCTTAACATCTGGCACGCTTTCAGGGATGACTCCCGGGCGGGCGCCACGGAAAACCGCAAACGGGCGTGGTGCCGCGACCATTTCCTTTCATACCGGAGGATGAGAGAATGGAGAAGCGTTCAGGAAGAATTGAAGGCTATTCTGAATGAATCGGAACTGGGAACCCAGAAAAGAAAACGCCGCCCGACGGGAGAAGAATTGTACGAAGCGCTTCACAGATCCATCCTGGCGGGCTACATCTCTCAATTCGCCATGAAAAAGCAAAAAAACATCTATCACTTTGCCAGGGGACGGGAAGCGATGATTTTCCCGGGATCGGGTTGTTACAACCGAGGCGGATCGTGGATCGTTTCGGCTGAAATGGTAAAAACTTCACGGCTCTTCGCCCGGATCAATGCCTCCGTCAAAAGCGAATGGCTGGAGGAGGCAGGGGCTGATTTCTGCCGGAAAACCTGGTCAGAACCAGGCTACGACGCCGACCGGGGAGAGGTGACGGCCCGCGAACAGGTCACTCTCTTCGGTCTGCCCATCGTGTCGGGAAGGACCATCTCTTTCGGCCGTGTAAACCCTGAAGAAGCAACGGATATTTTTATACGGGAGGCGCTCGTCGAGGAAGCTCTCTCACCCGTGCTTCCCTTCCTCAAGCATAACCGGGCCTGTATCGACAGGGTGCTGACCATGGAAAACAAGATCAGGAAACGTACCCTGCTGGTGGACGAAGAGGATCTGGTGGATTTTTACCGCCGGCGCCTCTGCGATGTCTCTGACGCCAGGACCCTGAAAAAGATGATACGGGAACGCGGTTCCGACGAGTTCCTTCGCATGGACGAGGAAGATGTCCGGCGCCGACTTCCGCCGGAAGAACTGGCGGACTATCCTGACCAGGTCAGTCTCGATGGCAGAAGGTTTTCCCTTGCCTATCACTTCGACCCGGGATCTGAAAATGATGGGGTAACTCTGAAGATTCCCGTCCGCCATATCGGTGTCGTAGGGGACGGATCCCCTGACTGGAAAATACCGGGGCTTCTCAGGGAAAAGATAGCGGTCCTCATCAGGGGACTTCCCAAGGAATACCGGAGAAGGCTGATTCCCCTGGCGGGGACTGTCGACGCTGTCGTCAAGGACACGGCCGGCAGGGACGAGGGTTCCCTCGTACAGGTTCTCGCCGACAGCATACAGAGACGGTACGGCGTTGCCATACCCGCCACGGCCTGGCCCGTGGACAAGCTGCCGGAACACCTGAAAATACGGTACGCCTTGACGGGTCCGGGAAACAGGGAACTCAAGGCATCCCGGGATGTGGCGGAGCTTGCCGGAGAAATCGCGACCGAAACATTCGAAGGCCTCTTTGAAAAGGAGCGCCGTGCCTGGGAGCGAAGCGCCGTAACCCGCTGGGACATCGGTGATGTTCCCGAACGTGTCGAATACGGAGACCGCCATCGTCGAGAGTGCGCATTCCCCGCCTTAAGCGAAGGAGAAGGAGGAATCCATCTCCGGCTCTTTCATGTCGAGGAGGAGGCAACCCGTGCGCACCGGCAGGGAGTTCGCGGACTTTATAAACTTCAGTTCGCCAAGGACTTCAAATATCTGATGCAATGCCTCGCCCTGCCCGATTCGACAGGAAAACTCACCGTTCCCATGGGGGGATCGAGGCTGATCACCCGCATGCTGGCGGAACGGGTGCTCGATGAGCTCCTGGACGGAACGGCGCGCACCGAAAAGGCATTCCTCGACGAAGCAGCCGCGGTCCGCAGGGGTATTCATGAAGCATCGACCCGTCTTCTCTCTCTCACCGAGCCGGTCCTCGGGCTTTACGGAACAACACGCCTCCGCCTGGCGGACCTGGCGGCCCTCAACGGCACAAACACGCGGGCGGTCACGTTCATCGATCGTTTGAGAAATCATCTGGACAGGCTCGTTCCTCCCGACTTCGCCAGGCGGTACGATACGGACCGTCTGGTTCGCCTGCCCTTCTATATTCGGGGACTCGCCATGAGGGCCGACCGGGGCATCATCCACCTGGACAAAGACGAGGCGAAGGCCCGGAACCTGGCCCCTTTCATTGCCGCCCTGGAAGAGATCCGTGTTACGCTCCCGGCCTTCAGCTCACCGGAAAAGCAGCGGGCCCTGGAGGAATTTTCATGGATGCTCGAAGAATATGCCCTTTCCCTCTTCGCCCCCGAAGTGAAACGGGCCGCTCCCGTGTCGTCAAAGCGACTCCAGAGACACCTCGAAACGTTGCATGCCATGATCTGA
- a CDS encoding DUF2062 domain-containing protein has protein sequence MIPGTTAERIRKKLREKLLSYRGKLRGEYVHRILGDRLFDREIWRMSERSLAGGLPLGLFIAFTPTISVQMLLSAILAIWLRVNLPIALAACWVTNPLTAVPVYGLAFKLGRWLVGCLPSFIKAYGFRGPTAHYFANGLYLVIGGIVLGTLAALMGYVLVRLAWRVFKWRESPDEGDDEDEDPD, from the coding sequence GTGATCCCTGGAACCACCGCTGAGCGCATCCGGAAAAAACTTCGGGAGAAACTGCTCTCGTATCGCGGAAAACTTCGCGGAGAATATGTCCACCGGATCCTGGGTGACCGCCTCTTCGACCGCGAGATCTGGCGCATGAGTGAGCGCTCGCTGGCGGGCGGTCTGCCCCTGGGTCTCTTTATTGCCTTCACACCCACCATTTCCGTGCAGATGCTGTTGAGTGCCATTCTGGCCATCTGGCTCAGGGTCAATCTTCCCATAGCTCTGGCCGCATGCTGGGTCACGAACCCTCTGACAGCGGTCCCCGTCTACGGGCTGGCATTCAAGCTGGGCCGATGGCTCGTCGGTTGTCTCCCTTCCTTTATCAAGGCCTACGGCTTTCGCGGTCCCACGGCTCATTATTTTGCCAACGGACTCTACCTGGTCATCGGGGGAATAGTACTGGGTACCCTGGCGGCCTTGATGGGATACGTTCTGGTGAGACTCGCCTGGCGAGTATTCAAATGGCGCGAAAGCCCCGACGAGGGGGACGACGAGGACGAGGATCCGGATTGA
- a CDS encoding universal stress protein, which produces MFKRVLVPVDFSEKSRTSLDIAIDMARHYQGDIDLLHVIETLVDVEFSELEEFYSKLEKRALKNMNALVATHKDASPVINVTVVFGNRTQEILKFADQRKTGIIIMHSHVVDPERPTQSWGTISYKVALLSQCPVMLVK; this is translated from the coding sequence ATGTTCAAACGCGTTCTGGTACCTGTTGATTTTTCTGAAAAATCGAGGACATCCCTGGACATAGCGATCGATATGGCCAGGCATTATCAAGGTGACATCGACCTTCTTCATGTGATAGAGACCCTCGTGGATGTCGAGTTTTCAGAACTCGAGGAGTTCTATTCGAAACTGGAAAAGAGGGCCTTGAAGAACATGAATGCCCTTGTCGCGACCCACAAGGATGCTTCTCCCGTCATTAACGTCACCGTCGTTTTCGGAAACCGCACCCAGGAAATTCTCAAGTTTGCCGACCAGAGAAAGACGGGGATCATCATCATGCACTCCCACGTGGTTGACCCGGAACGGCCGACCCAGAGTTGGGGGACCATAAGCTACAAGGTTGCCCTGCTTTCACAGTGCCCTGTCATGCTCGTGAAGTAG
- a CDS encoding VOC family protein gives MIVNFHHAHLFASDINASLEFYQEMFGGIIVADIEMAGARNVFLQIGKGRLHFYDQPPRDEVRGAIHHLGMETDDLEALVAHMKSRGVQFRKDIADFGFWKYVMAPAPDNVLLELFQPVRENYPASVTDNVF, from the coding sequence ATGATCGTCAATTTTCATCATGCCCACTTGTTTGCTTCCGACATCAATGCCAGTCTTGAGTTTTATCAGGAAATGTTTGGGGGAATAATCGTGGCCGACATTGAAATGGCCGGGGCGCGTAACGTTTTTCTGCAGATAGGAAAGGGCCGTCTGCACTTTTATGACCAACCTCCCCGCGACGAGGTCAGAGGTGCGATTCATCATCTTGGAATGGAGACGGACGACCTCGAAGCCCTTGTAGCCCACATGAAATCCCGCGGCGTTCAATTCCGCAAAGACATTGCCGATTTTGGATTCTGGAAATATGTAATGGCACCAGCTCCTGATAATGTGCTTCTGGAGCTGTTCCAACCGGTGCGGGAAAACTATCCGGCTTCCGTGACTGACAATGTATTTTAA